Proteins from a genomic interval of Asticcacaulis sp. AND118:
- the nadA gene encoding quinolinate synthase NadA translates to MLHSKNPIVDEALGSLAFTPDVEAETADIYARLKGKVSPIEWQLQAPLIAAINRLKREKNAVILAHNYMTPDIFHGVGDYVGDSLGLAREAAKSDAKVIVQGGVHFMAETSKILAPEKTVLIPDLRAGCSLATSLTGAQLRLIKQRYPGLPVVSYVNTTADVKAETDICCTSANAVQVVEWAAKEWGVDRVILVPDEFLARNVARQTHIGIIAYKGACEVHERFNAQDIADVRAAHPDAVVLGHPECPPDVIAACDFTGSTTAMADYVTQNKPKQVVLITECSMADNVTADAGPEVEFLRPCNLCPHMKRITLEGIYASLLTMTHEVTVDAAIIDKARLSVQRMIDMPPTATPARYDMIKARHHVDVELIS, encoded by the coding sequence ATGCTGCACAGCAAAAACCCGATCGTTGACGAAGCCCTTGGTTCGCTTGCCTTTACGCCTGATGTCGAGGCGGAAACGGCGGACATCTATGCACGCCTCAAGGGCAAGGTGTCGCCGATCGAATGGCAGCTTCAGGCCCCGCTGATCGCGGCCATCAACCGCCTCAAGCGCGAAAAGAACGCGGTCATTCTGGCGCATAACTATATGACGCCCGACATCTTTCATGGTGTGGGCGATTATGTCGGCGACTCGCTGGGTCTGGCCCGCGAAGCCGCCAAGTCGGACGCCAAGGTGATCGTGCAGGGCGGCGTGCACTTCATGGCCGAAACCTCGAAGATTCTGGCCCCGGAAAAGACCGTGCTGATACCCGACCTGCGCGCCGGCTGTTCGCTGGCCACCAGCCTGACAGGCGCGCAACTGCGTCTGATCAAGCAGCGCTATCCGGGCCTGCCGGTCGTCTCCTATGTCAACACCACGGCCGATGTGAAGGCCGAAACCGACATCTGTTGCACCTCGGCCAATGCGGTGCAGGTGGTCGAGTGGGCCGCAAAGGAATGGGGCGTCGATCGCGTGATCCTCGTCCCCGACGAATTCCTGGCCCGCAATGTGGCGCGTCAGACCCATATCGGCATCATTGCCTATAAGGGCGCGTGCGAGGTGCATGAGCGCTTCAATGCGCAGGACATTGCCGATGTGCGCGCCGCCCACCCCGATGCGGTGGTGCTGGGCCACCCGGAATGCCCGCCGGATGTCATCGCCGCCTGCGACTTCACCGGCTCGACCACGGCCATGGCCGACTATGTGACGCAGAACAAGCCGAAGCAGGTGGTGCTGATCACCGAATGTTCGATGGCCGACAACGTTACCGCCGACGCCGGTCCGGAGGTCGAGTTCCTGCGTCCGTGCAACCTGTGCCCGCACATGAAGCGCATCACGCTGGAAGGCATCTACGCCTCGCTGCTGACGATGACGCACGAGGTGACGGTGGACGCCGCCATTATCGACAAGGCGCGCCTGTCGGTGCAGCGCATGATCGACATGCCGCCGACCGCGACGCCTGCCCGCTACGACATGATCAAGGCCCGGCACCATGTGGATGTCGAGTTGATAAGCTAA
- a CDS encoding L-aspartate oxidase gives MANEVHIHNGPLIIGAGLAGLSVALNTAPQPALVLAPVELGAACSSAWAQGGIAAALSAQDSPEAHAQDTLAAGAGINDPAATHALTEMGPGVVHRLNDLGAPFDHNADGSYVLNREAAHGLARVARVGGDLAGKKILEAVVAAAKAAPHIDIWEGAVATGLIKSDVETVIGAVVERGGRTIEVYAPVVVLASGGSGGLYAVTTNPANLRGEGMAMAALAGAEIADPEFVQFHPTAINIGADPAPLATEALRGEGATLITKDGYRFAFDDHGDGELAPRDIVARAVHRANTTLGGAYLDCRTAIGAHFPHEFPTVFASCMAAGIDPRVQPIPVAPAAHYHMGGIRTNIDGHTSLRNLFAVGECASTGVHGANRLASNSLLEAAAFGERVGQKASRAAAREMPRFAPDPATILRPAQPPRLTPEALKRLRDAMQAHAAVIRDEAGLKTLLQTLDALEATFKGALPLVAARLIAQCALQRRESRGSHYRKDHPETATEGQRTFIRLTETGLMQMETQKEVA, from the coding sequence ATGGCCAACGAAGTTCATATCCATAACGGTCCGCTGATCATCGGCGCAGGGCTGGCCGGCCTGAGCGTCGCGCTCAACACCGCGCCACAGCCCGCGCTGGTGCTGGCCCCGGTCGAGCTGGGTGCGGCCTGCTCCTCGGCCTGGGCGCAGGGCGGCATCGCCGCGGCCCTTTCCGCGCAGGACTCCCCCGAAGCCCACGCGCAGGACACGCTGGCCGCCGGCGCCGGCATCAACGATCCGGCCGCCACCCACGCCCTGACCGAGATGGGCCCCGGCGTCGTGCATCGTCTCAACGATCTCGGCGCACCCTTCGACCATAATGCCGACGGCAGCTACGTGCTCAACCGCGAAGCCGCCCACGGCCTCGCCCGCGTCGCCCGCGTCGGCGGCGATCTGGCTGGCAAGAAGATTTTGGAGGCCGTGGTGGCCGCCGCGAAAGCCGCGCCGCATATCGACATCTGGGAAGGGGCCGTCGCCACCGGCCTGATCAAATCCGACGTGGAGACGGTCATCGGTGCCGTGGTCGAACGCGGCGGCCGGACGATCGAGGTCTATGCCCCAGTGGTCGTGCTGGCTTCGGGCGGTTCGGGCGGCCTTTACGCCGTCACCACCAACCCCGCCAATCTGCGCGGCGAAGGCATGGCCATGGCGGCGCTTGCCGGGGCCGAAATCGCCGATCCGGAATTCGTACAGTTCCACCCCACCGCCATTAATATCGGGGCCGACCCCGCCCCTCTGGCCACCGAAGCCCTGCGCGGCGAAGGCGCGACGCTGATCACCAAAGACGGCTATCGCTTTGCCTTTGACGACCACGGAGACGGCGAACTGGCCCCGCGCGACATTGTGGCCCGCGCCGTGCACCGCGCCAATACGACCCTGGGCGGGGCCTATCTCGACTGCCGCACGGCCATAGGCGCGCACTTCCCGCACGAATTCCCCACCGTCTTCGCCTCGTGCATGGCAGCGGGCATAGACCCGCGCGTCCAGCCCATCCCTGTCGCCCCGGCGGCGCATTATCATATGGGCGGCATCCGCACCAACATCGACGGCCATACGAGCTTGCGCAACCTCTTCGCCGTCGGCGAATGCGCCTCGACCGGCGTGCACGGGGCCAACCGTCTGGCCTCCAACAGCCTGCTCGAAGCCGCCGCCTTCGGTGAGCGCGTGGGCCAGAAAGCATCTCGGGCGGCGGCGCGCGAAATGCCGCGCTTCGCCCCCGATCCCGCCACCATCCTGCGCCCTGCCCAGCCGCCGCGCCTGACGCCCGAAGCGCTGAAACGCCTGCGCGACGCCATGCAGGCCCATGCCGCCGTCATCCGCGACGAGGCAGGGCTTAAGACCCTGCTGCAAACGCTCGACGCACTGGAGGCGACGTTCAAAGGTGCGTTACCTCTGGTCGCGGCGCGCCTGATCGCGCAATGCGCCTTGCAAAGGCGCGAGAGTCGCGGTTCTCATTACCGTAAGGACCATCCCGAAACGGCGACCGAAGGTCAGCGCACCTTCATCCGTTTGACAGAGACTGGCCTTATGCAGATGGAAACCCAGAAGGAAGTGGCCTGA
- the nadC gene encoding carboxylating nicotinate-nucleotide diphosphorylase codes for MYITGLPDLLIEPIVRDALREDLGLAGDVTADAVIPPRARFKAEFRAREAGTVAGIDCARLAMSLMDAQIRFDILKPDASEVAPGDVIARVEGNARAILAAERVALNLLSHLSGVATLTRTYVRLVDDLPTRIACTRKTFPMLRGPQKHAVRCGGGHNHRYGLNDAILIKDNHVAICGGVEKAMEMAKAAAGHTMKIELEVDSIPQLKQALPFRPDVVMLDNFSLEQLREAVALVKGETILEASGGVNLDTVRAIAESGVDVISVGALTHSAPVFDIGLDAV; via the coding sequence ATGTATATTACCGGATTGCCCGACCTGCTCATCGAACCCATCGTGCGCGACGCCCTGCGCGAAGACCTCGGTCTGGCCGGCGACGTCACCGCCGACGCCGTCATCCCGCCGCGCGCCCGTTTCAAGGCCGAATTCCGCGCCCGCGAAGCCGGGACCGTCGCGGGTATCGACTGCGCCCGCCTGGCCATGAGCCTGATGGACGCGCAGATCCGTTTCGACATCCTCAAACCCGATGCCTCCGAAGTCGCTCCCGGCGACGTCATCGCCCGCGTCGAGGGCAATGCCCGCGCCATTCTGGCCGCCGAGCGCGTGGCGCTGAACCTCCTGTCGCACCTGTCCGGTGTCGCCACCCTGACCCGCACCTATGTGCGTCTGGTCGACGACCTGCCGACGCGCATCGCCTGCACGCGCAAGACCTTCCCCATGCTGCGCGGCCCGCAGAAGCACGCCGTGCGCTGCGGCGGCGGGCACAACCACCGCTACGGCCTCAACGACGCCATCCTGATCAAGGACAACCACGTCGCCATCTGCGGCGGCGTCGAAAAGGCGATGGAAATGGCCAAGGCTGCGGCCGGCCACACCATGAAGATCGAACTCGAAGTCGATTCCATCCCCCAGCTCAAACAGGCCCTGCCCTTCCGCCCGGACGTGGTGATGCTCGACAATTTCAGCCTTGAGCAGTTGCGCGAGGCCGTGGCGCTGGTGAAGGGCGAGACCATTCTCGAAGCTTCGGGCGGGGTCAATCTCGACACGGTGCGCGCCATCGCCGAAAGCGGCGTGGATGTGATCAGCGTGGGCGCCCTCACCCACTCCGCCCCGGTCTTCGATATCGGGTTGGACGCGGTTTAA
- a CDS encoding acyltransferase: MRWSASLPRADALKADSPGSASSRPGGASLDVLRFLAAAFILLFHFGESAPTPLNELTPVMAQGWLATDFFLMLSGFILMRAYGPRLAQQRVSPVSFVSRRVMRLWPSHVVALLLMLTVVGVATLQGHPPGHAEKYTAEAFWEQLILVHGWGLSDTPGWNVPTWTLSALVVCYSLFSLSTGGIFQWTRWQIVTGMAVALGLALGLSALVGHAFVDLPFRYGLIRAIPLFFIGALLERLTAGAEVSRRAYGIGMAVSFAAIIGLSSLPRHAVSDLVVLSALAAVLVLSAGVRFPENHLTRRMGRAAYALFLIHSVVGAIALGVDGMLMHRFALSEPLHWLTWGLCVALAVAVAFVFEAWVDRPLSRWVSGRLSAGGSKAEA, from the coding sequence GTGAGATGGTCAGCGAGCCTCCCCAGAGCCGACGCTCTCAAAGCGGACTCTCCCGGCTCCGCCTCTTCAAGACCGGGCGGGGCCAGCCTCGACGTTCTGCGCTTTCTGGCGGCGGCCTTCATCCTGCTTTTTCATTTCGGCGAGTCCGCGCCGACGCCGCTGAACGAACTGACGCCGGTCATGGCGCAGGGCTGGCTGGCCACCGACTTCTTCCTCATGCTGTCCGGTTTTATCCTGATGCGCGCCTACGGGCCGCGTCTGGCCCAACAGCGCGTCAGCCCGGTCAGCTTCGTCAGCCGCCGCGTCATGCGCCTGTGGCCGTCGCACGTGGTGGCGCTTTTGCTGATGCTGACGGTGGTGGGGGTGGCGACGCTTCAGGGCCATCCGCCGGGCCATGCCGAAAAGTACACGGCGGAGGCCTTCTGGGAACAACTGATTCTCGTCCACGGCTGGGGCCTGAGCGATACGCCGGGCTGGAACGTGCCGACCTGGACCCTGTCGGCGCTGGTGGTCTGCTACAGCCTGTTCAGCCTGAGCACGGGCGGCATCTTCCAATGGACGCGCTGGCAGATTGTGACCGGCATGGCGGTGGCCCTGGGTCTGGCTCTGGGTTTATCGGCTCTGGTCGGTCACGCATTTGTCGATCTGCCGTTCCGCTACGGCCTGATCCGGGCCATCCCTCTGTTCTTCATCGGCGCGCTGCTGGAGCGTCTGACCGCGGGTGCAGAGGTGTCGCGCCGGGCTTACGGCATCGGTATGGCGGTGAGTTTTGCCGCGATCATCGGTCTGTCCAGCCTGCCGCGCCATGCGGTGTCCGATCTGGTCGTCCTGTCGGCGCTGGCGGCGGTGCTCGTCCTGTCGGCGGGCGTGCGCTTCCCTGAGAACCACCTGACCAGACGCATGGGGCGGGCCGCCTATGCGCTGTTCCTCATCCACTCGGTCGTGGGGGCCATCGCGCTGGGGGTCGACGGTATGCTGATGCACCGCTTCGCCCTGTCGGAGCCGCTGCACTGGCTGACCTGGGGGCTGTGCGTGGCGCTGGCCGTCGCCGTGGCCTTTGTCTTCGAGGCGTGGGTGGACCGTCCGCTCAGCCGGTGGGTGTCGGGCCGACTGAGCGCCGGCGGCAGCAAGGCCGAAGCCTAG